From Deltaproteobacteria bacterium, one genomic window encodes:
- a CDS encoding branched-chain amino acid ABC transporter permease: protein MARPRLRFETVALAILVIYPFVPVIDWVLEALVGESPRIARQLINIYIFAILGLALNVQVGYAGLLQLGIAAFFAIGAFSTGVLTVEKYPFQLGFWGALVGAPLVAGFAGLALGAPTVRLRGDYLAIVTLGFGEVVRVVILNLESITDGPRGLNPVPRPWLPARIAPTPGGGSEDLVMYYVALALLVGLFIIFTRLEKSRMGRALVALREDALAASSIGLDPTRIKLFAFAAGAAVAGLAGALYASTLTTTAEPGTYDFNYSVMVLCCLIIGGLGSLRGVVIGAFVLLGFDNVVSPYLTRLLQRGGDGGSPNVFLTFTNWRWIIFGLALVLVMRFRPEGLWPSRRVREEMHVGPDPGGSGA, encoded by the coding sequence ATGGCGCGTCCGCGGCTTCGCTTCGAAACCGTCGCCCTCGCGATTCTGGTGATCTATCCCTTCGTGCCCGTCATCGACTGGGTGCTCGAGGCGCTCGTCGGCGAATCGCCGCGCATCGCGCGCCAGCTCATCAACATCTACATCTTTGCGATCCTCGGACTCGCGCTGAACGTGCAGGTGGGTTACGCGGGACTGCTTCAACTGGGCATCGCCGCGTTTTTCGCCATCGGCGCGTTTTCGACCGGCGTGCTCACCGTCGAAAAATATCCGTTCCAGCTCGGATTCTGGGGCGCGCTCGTCGGCGCGCCGCTGGTCGCGGGATTTGCCGGACTCGCCCTTGGCGCGCCCACGGTGCGGCTTCGCGGCGACTATCTCGCCATTGTCACACTCGGATTCGGCGAAGTGGTTCGCGTTGTGATTCTGAACCTGGAGAGCATCACCGACGGCCCGCGCGGGCTGAATCCCGTCCCGCGTCCGTGGCTGCCCGCGCGGATCGCGCCGACGCCCGGCGGCGGAAGCGAGGATCTGGTGATGTACTACGTCGCCCTCGCGCTGCTCGTGGGGCTGTTCATCATTTTCACGCGGCTCGAAAAATCGCGGATGGGGCGCGCCCTCGTGGCGCTGCGCGAGGACGCCCTCGCCGCGTCGTCCATCGGGCTCGATCCCACGCGCATCAAGCTCTTCGCGTTCGCGGCGGGTGCGGCGGTCGCGGGGCTCGCGGGCGCGCTCTATGCCTCGACGCTCACCACCACCGCCGAACCGGGCACCTACGACTTCAACTACTCGGTGATGGTGCTGTGCTGCCTCATCATCGGCGGGCTCGGCAGCCTGCGCGGGGTGGTGATCGGCGCGTTCGTGCTGCTGGGGTTCGACAACGTCGTGTCGCCCTACCTCACGCGGCTGCTGCAGCGTGGCGGTGACGGCGGATCGCCGAATGTGTTCCTCACGTTCACCAACTGGCGCTGGATCATCTTCGGCCTCGCCCTCGTGCTGGTCATGCGTTTCCGGCCCGAGGGTCTGTGGCCGTCGCGCCGCGTGCGCGAAGAGATGCACGTCGGGCCGGACCCCGGAGGAAGCGGCGCGTGA